The Yersinia intermedia genome window below encodes:
- the xylA gene encoding xylose isomerase, translating to MQSYFDELEQVRYEGSQSANPLAFHHYNPDEIILGKRMADHLRFAACYWHTFCWGGADMFGSNAFDRPWQHSGDALALAKRKADVAFEFFHKLNVPYYCFHDIDVSPEGASMKEYLNNFAVMTDVLAEKQESNGIKLLWGTANCFTHPRYGAGAATNPDPEVFSWAATQVFTAMNATQKLGGENYVLWGGREGYETLLNTDLRQEREQIGRFMQMVVEHKHKTGFQGTLLIEPKPQEPTKHQYDYDVATVYGFLKQFGLEKEIKVNIEANHATLAGHSFHHEIASAIALGIFGSVDANRGDPQLGWDTDQFPNSVEENALVMFEILKAGGFTTGGLNFDAKVRRQSTDKYDLFYGHIGAMDTMALALKTAAKMIEDGQLAQRVAKRYAGWNTELGQQILQGKLSLEELARYAEQHNLNPQHQSGHQEQLENLVNRYLFG from the coding sequence ATGCAATCTTATTTTGATGAATTAGAACAAGTGCGTTACGAAGGCAGCCAGAGCGCTAACCCGCTGGCATTTCATCACTACAACCCGGATGAGATTATCCTTGGTAAGCGAATGGCCGACCACCTGCGGTTTGCGGCCTGTTATTGGCATACCTTCTGCTGGGGCGGGGCCGATATGTTTGGCAGCAATGCCTTTGATCGCCCGTGGCAGCACTCAGGTGATGCACTGGCTCTGGCAAAACGCAAAGCCGATGTCGCGTTTGAATTCTTTCATAAACTGAATGTGCCCTATTACTGCTTCCATGATATTGATGTCTCGCCAGAAGGCGCGTCAATGAAAGAGTATCTTAATAATTTTGCTGTTATGACCGATGTATTGGCCGAGAAACAAGAGAGCAACGGCATAAAATTATTATGGGGTACAGCTAACTGCTTTACCCATCCACGCTACGGCGCGGGGGCCGCGACTAACCCTGATCCAGAAGTCTTTAGCTGGGCTGCAACTCAGGTCTTTACTGCCATGAATGCCACCCAAAAACTCGGTGGTGAAAACTATGTGTTATGGGGCGGGCGTGAAGGCTACGAAACCCTGTTAAACACCGACTTGCGCCAGGAGCGTGAGCAAATTGGCCGTTTTATGCAGATGGTGGTTGAGCATAAACACAAGACCGGTTTCCAGGGCACGCTATTAATTGAGCCTAAACCACAGGAGCCAACCAAGCATCAGTACGATTATGACGTAGCGACTGTTTATGGCTTCCTCAAGCAGTTTGGGCTGGAAAAAGAGATTAAAGTGAATATTGAGGCTAACCACGCCACATTAGCAGGGCACTCGTTCCATCACGAAATCGCCAGTGCCATTGCATTAGGTATCTTCGGTTCAGTGGATGCTAACCGTGGTGATCCGCAGTTGGGTTGGGATACCGATCAGTTTCCAAACAGTGTAGAAGAGAATGCGCTGGTGATGTTTGAGATCCTCAAAGCAGGTGGTTTTACTACTGGTGGGCTGAACTTTGATGCAAAAGTACGCCGCCAAAGTACTGATAAATATGACCTGTTTTATGGCCATATTGGTGCGATGGATACGATGGCGCTGGCACTGAAAACTGCCGCCAAAATGATTGAAGATGGTCAGTTGGCTCAACGCGTCGCCAAGCGCTATGCGGGCTGGAACACTGAGCTGGGCCAGCAAATTCTGCAAGGTAAACTGTCGCTGGAAGAGCTGGCACGCTATGCCGAGCAGCATAACCTGAACCCGCAACATCAGAGTGGTCATCAGGAACAGTTAGAAAATCTGGTTAACCGCTATTTATTCGGCTGA
- the xylF gene encoding D-xylose ABC transporter substrate-binding protein has product MKFKNILLSACAALVMISQPGFSKEIKIGMAIDDLRLERWQKDRDIFVNKAESLGAKVFVQSANGNEETQMSQIENMINRGVDVLVIIPYNGQVLSNVIAEAKREGIKVLAYDRMINNADIDFYISFDNEKVGELQAKSLVERVPQGNYFLMGGSPVDNNAKLFRQGQMTVLNPLIKDGKIKIVGDQWVDAWLPENALKIMENALTANNNKIDAVVASNDATAGGAIQALAAQGLAGKVAISGQDADLAAIKRIVAGTQTMTVYKPISKLANDAAEIAVTLGKGEEPKANSKLNNGIKDVPAYLLTPIQVDKSNIDSTIIADGFHKKADVY; this is encoded by the coding sequence ATGAAATTTAAGAACATTTTACTCTCCGCATGTGCCGCGCTGGTGATGATTAGCCAGCCCGGATTCAGTAAAGAAATTAAAATCGGTATGGCGATAGATGATCTGCGCCTTGAACGCTGGCAGAAAGACCGCGATATTTTTGTTAACAAAGCTGAATCACTCGGCGCTAAAGTATTTGTTCAATCTGCAAATGGCAATGAAGAAACACAGATGTCACAAATTGAAAATATGATTAACCGTGGCGTTGATGTGTTGGTTATTATTCCCTATAACGGTCAAGTATTAAGTAACGTTATCGCCGAAGCTAAACGGGAAGGGATAAAAGTATTGGCGTATGACCGTATGATAAATAACGCTGATATTGATTTTTATATCTCATTTGACAATGAAAAAGTGGGTGAATTGCAGGCGAAAAGCCTGGTTGAGCGGGTGCCGCAAGGCAATTACTTCCTGATGGGGGGATCACCCGTAGACAACAATGCCAAGTTGTTCCGTCAAGGGCAAATGACAGTGCTTAATCCACTGATAAAAGACGGGAAAATAAAAATTGTCGGTGACCAGTGGGTTGATGCATGGTTACCAGAAAACGCCTTGAAAATCATGGAAAATGCACTCACTGCCAACAATAACAAGATTGATGCTGTGGTGGCATCCAATGATGCAACTGCTGGCGGGGCGATTCAGGCGTTAGCCGCACAAGGGTTGGCAGGGAAGGTTGCTATTTCCGGCCAGGATGCTGATTTGGCTGCAATAAAGCGAATTGTTGCCGGTACACAAACCATGACCGTATATAAACCAATCAGTAAATTAGCCAATGATGCGGCAGAAATTGCTGTCACACTAGGTAAAGGTGAAGAGCCAAAAGCTAACAGTAAATTAAATAATGGTATAAAAGATGTTCCCGCTTATTTATTAACACCTATTCAAGTTGATAAAAGTAATATTGATAGCACTATCATTGCTGACGGATTCCACAAAAAAGCAGATGTTTATTGA
- the xylB gene encoding xylulokinase: MYIGIDLGTSGVKAILLAENGQVVASQSAALSVSRPHPLWSEQNPADWWQATDQAMQALAATHDLQQVKALGLTGQMHGATLLDKQHQVLRPAILWNDGRSFAQCQALEHAVPESRQITGNLMMPGFTAPKLKWLAEHEPDIFSRIDKVLLPKDYLRFLISGDFASDMSDAAGTMWLNVAQRDWSDEMLVACGLNRQHMPALFEGSQITGHVSTAIARRWGISTIPVVAGGGDNAAGAVGVGLYQAGQAMLSLGTSGVYFAVSDGFLSNPASAVHSFCHALPNTWHLMSVMLSAASCLDWACQLTGVDNVPALIAEVEKAPLAATPVWFLPYLSGERTPHNNPNAKGAFWGFTHQHGRADLARAVLEGVGFALADGMDAVHASGLQPTSVTLIGGGARSAYWRQMLADISGQTLEYRTGGDVGPALGAARLAQIALNPKTPLANLLPELVLEQTHLPDAERHHHYTAQRVIFKKLYQQLLPLCK; the protein is encoded by the coding sequence ATGTACATTGGCATCGACTTAGGCACCTCCGGCGTCAAAGCAATTCTACTGGCCGAAAATGGGCAAGTAGTTGCCAGCCAAAGTGCCGCTTTATCCGTTTCACGCCCGCACCCGTTGTGGTCAGAACAGAACCCGGCTGATTGGTGGCAGGCAACCGATCAGGCCATGCAAGCTCTGGCCGCAACACATGATTTGCAACAGGTAAAAGCCCTTGGGTTAACCGGCCAAATGCACGGTGCGACCTTACTGGATAAACAACATCAGGTGCTGCGCCCAGCTATTTTATGGAATGATGGCCGCAGTTTTGCCCAATGTCAGGCGCTGGAACACGCAGTGCCCGAGTCGCGCCAGATTACAGGTAATCTGATGATGCCTGGGTTTACCGCCCCAAAACTTAAATGGCTGGCTGAGCACGAGCCAGATATTTTTAGTCGTATTGATAAAGTACTGTTACCAAAAGATTATCTTCGCTTTCTGATCAGTGGTGATTTCGCCAGCGATATGTCCGATGCTGCCGGTACTATGTGGCTGAATGTTGCGCAGCGTGACTGGAGTGATGAGATGCTGGTCGCCTGCGGTTTAAACCGCCAGCACATGCCAGCGCTGTTCGAAGGTAGCCAGATTACCGGCCATGTCAGTACAGCTATTGCCCGCCGCTGGGGCATCAGCACCATACCGGTAGTGGCTGGGGGGGGCGATAATGCTGCCGGTGCCGTTGGTGTTGGCCTGTATCAGGCCGGGCAGGCAATGTTGTCACTGGGTACCTCCGGCGTCTATTTTGCCGTCAGTGATGGCTTTCTCAGCAACCCCGCCAGCGCGGTTCATAGTTTCTGTCATGCATTGCCGAATACCTGGCATCTAATGTCAGTGATGCTAAGTGCCGCGTCCTGCCTTGACTGGGCTTGCCAACTCACCGGTGTCGATAACGTTCCGGCGCTGATAGCAGAAGTCGAGAAAGCACCGCTTGCTGCTACCCCGGTATGGTTCCTGCCCTACCTTTCTGGCGAACGGACTCCCCATAACAACCCCAATGCTAAAGGGGCTTTTTGGGGATTTACCCACCAACATGGCAGAGCAGATTTAGCCCGTGCAGTATTGGAAGGTGTGGGATTCGCCTTAGCTGACGGGATGGACGCGGTGCATGCCAGCGGATTACAGCCGACTTCAGTCACATTGATTGGCGGGGGGGCTCGCAGTGCCTATTGGCGGCAAATGCTGGCTGATATCAGTGGCCAAACGCTGGAATATCGTACCGGAGGTGATGTCGGCCCAGCGTTGGGCGCAGCCCGGTTAGCTCAAATTGCACTAAATCCAAAAACGCCATTAGCGAACTTATTACCAGAACTGGTGCTGGAACAAACCCATTTACCTGATGCAGAGCGGCATCACCATTACACTGCTCAGCGAGTAATCTTCAAAAAGCTCTATCAGCAATTACTGCCGTTATGTAAATAA
- a CDS encoding fimbrial protein — MTHSMLNKTGRMGGSVVILLVALLLSQAAYALDCVEKGTGVVIKPAIPIGQLAIPSNVAAGTKVWESNDITVTAYCDNVLGSTVDQVWFYFNPLHQSLGQGLQLGVSYNGQELETNAARLNTNSPAIVRGQNVTVTVTFRLYIKVTGNPPSSGYYVGADNFTVFQLDGSTGLNLTAGAKNLRYALSGLTGVRFIACGADLVVYPESQIVNFGVFNKALLQNSGNNISQPFSITAVKQGCLSNFSIQAQFSTTNPLVGDNAIDMQNGTKLTIYNDASQAIVYNRYIEFAQLNNVTQVTRNYTASLNAIAGQSIRLGQFDATAIVKINYY, encoded by the coding sequence ATGACTCATTCTATGTTAAATAAAACGGGCCGGATGGGTGGCTCGGTAGTTATTTTATTGGTGGCGCTGCTGTTATCGCAGGCTGCTTATGCCCTTGATTGTGTTGAAAAGGGGACTGGGGTTGTGATTAAGCCCGCGATACCTATCGGGCAATTAGCGATACCATCGAATGTTGCAGCAGGGACGAAAGTCTGGGAATCGAACGATATTACTGTTACAGCCTATTGCGATAACGTATTAGGCTCGACGGTTGACCAAGTGTGGTTCTATTTTAACCCGCTACATCAATCGTTGGGACAGGGTTTGCAATTAGGTGTCAGCTATAATGGGCAGGAGTTAGAAACTAACGCGGCCCGTTTAAATACTAATTCCCCTGCGATAGTTAGAGGGCAAAACGTTACCGTTACGGTGACTTTCCGACTCTATATTAAAGTGACCGGTAACCCACCTTCGAGCGGTTATTATGTCGGCGCAGATAACTTCACGGTATTCCAACTTGATGGTTCAACCGGTCTGAACTTGACTGCTGGGGCAAAGAACTTGCGTTACGCCCTATCAGGGTTAACGGGTGTGCGGTTTATCGCCTGCGGTGCAGACTTGGTGGTATATCCAGAATCACAGATTGTGAATTTTGGCGTATTTAATAAAGCGTTGCTACAAAATAGCGGCAACAATATCAGCCAACCGTTTTCCATTACCGCAGTCAAACAAGGTTGCTTGTCCAATTTTTCTATTCAGGCGCAGTTCTCAACCACTAATCCGTTAGTGGGTGATAATGCCATCGATATGCAGAATGGCACAAAATTGACGATTTACAATGATGCCAGCCAGGCGATTGTATATAACCGTTATATAGAATTTGCGCAGTTGAACAATGTGACTCAGGTAACAAGAAACTATACGGCCAGCCTGAATGCTATCGCCGGGCAATCAATACGGTTGGGCCAATTTGATGCCACTGCCATCGTAAAAATCAACTATTACTAA